A region from the Medicago truncatula cultivar Jemalong A17 chromosome 6, MtrunA17r5.0-ANR, whole genome shotgun sequence genome encodes:
- the LOC25497208 gene encoding uncharacterized protein, translating to MITTTMKMTHQEEDDHEEDLCDAKMNPNDKQLNDGDVDDDNNEESSSEEVTSSHAKPIGKHVRVSKNGRKHFQSFELDKNRYTLEDTVLLAPETQDKKPFVAIIKDIEQSLKGNLKITTHLFYRPDEAERRRGHTWKSKIKRELFYSFHQYVVPAENVMHTCAVHFIPVHKKLPTSKEVPGFIVQKVYNTKEKKLRNLTDKVYDDNQQQEMDNLVQKTIQRLGELPDIIVDKKDLTKKSISPHYDILVKFNALTGETSRDEHLVMLLQNVQYLFDSDDNSDAISNGNSKSFVWPDVAVQAVVALEKASHDTFSPNYQNYSEKIQNLAFNLKVNNVFLLRSLLKGKLEPSKMLSMTPTELKDFYD from the exons ATGATTACTACAACGATGAAGATGACGCATCAAGAAGAAGATGATCATGAAGAGGACTTATGCGATGCAAAGATGAATCCGAATGACAAGCAATTGAATGATggtgatgttgatgatgataacaATGAGGAATCTTCCAGCGAAGAAGTGACATCATCTCATGCTAAACCCATCGGCAAACATGTTAGGGTTTCAAAGAATGGAAGAAAACATTTTCAATCCTTTGAATTGGATAAAAACCGATACACACTG GAGGACACTGTTCTTCTTGCGCCTGAGACCCAAGACAAAAAGCCGTTCGTTGCAATTATTAAG GACATTGAACAATCCCTAAAAGGGAACTTGAAGATCACAACGCATCTTTTTTACCGTCCAGATGAAGCAGAAAGAAGGAGAGGTCATACCTGGAAATCGAAGATCAAGAGAGAGTTATTTTATAGTTTCCACCAATATGTTGTTCCGGCAGAAAATGTTATGCATACATGTGCGGTTCATTTCATTCCGGTACACAAAAAACTTCCAACAAGTAAGGAGGTTCCTGGGTTCATTGTGCAAAAGGTGTAtaacacaaaagaaaagaaattaaggAATTTAACTGATAAGGTCTACGACGACAATCAGCAACAAGAAATGGATAACCTTGTTCAGAAAACTATTCAACGTTTGGGTGAATTACCAGACATCATTGTTGATAAAAAAGATTTAACGAAAAAGAGTATTTCACCTCATTACGACATATTAGTGAAATTTAATGCACTAACGGGAGAGACCAGTCGGGACGAACATTTGGTGATGCTGCTTCAAAATGTTCAATATTTGTTTGATTCTGATGACAATTCTGATGCAATCAGCAATGGAAATTCGAAGTCTTTTGTCTGGCCAGATGTTGCTGTTCAAGCTGTAGTTGCTCTGGAGAAAGCTTCACATGATACATTTTCACCAAATTATCAGAATTACAGTGAAAAGATACAAAATTTGGCATTTAATCTTAAGGTT AACAATGTATTTTTGTTACGCTCTCTATTAAAAGGAAAGCTAGAACCTTCAAAAATGTTGAGTATGACACCTACTGAATTGAAGGATTTTTATGATTGA